Part of the Capsicum annuum cultivar UCD-10X-F1 chromosome 12, UCD10Xv1.1, whole genome shotgun sequence genome is shown below.
TCTATATTGATGATTATGTTTCCATTAATTTAATTtgtggattttgacaattgtagGCCGCCAGTCCACTCCCtcgttttgtttttattttttgacttcaCCTTCCTTTTTTATTTGGAACCCTGTGAAAACTTGCAGCCGCTCTTCTTTGAATGCACTAGTAAAGCCGtcacacaaaaaatataaatcgcACTAAATAAGTTTGATGTGATGAGCTCGATTAAAAGGCATCGGCACAAAACTATAGTGAGCCACGGGTCACCTCCTTTTTTTATGTCTAGCTTTTTAGTCATCATTACgtaattgtaaataaataattcgTGCAtactattttctatttttccttaaaagttTACTATGGCCTCAGTTTTAGTTGTTTGTCCTACTTTTCGTTTTTGTCCGTTTTGAAAATAATGATCATTTtcctttaaattaattttttaattccaaCTTTTCACTGAATatatttaaaaccacaagattaaagaatattttggtatatttgacatgACTATAACCAGCCACCTTTACATGGCCTTGTTTTAAGATTAACTTTTTTGTCACTATTACGTAGTTGTAAATAAATCATTCCTACTAATTTCATCTTTCTCCTTAAAAGTTTACTATCGCCTGAGTTTCAATTTTTTGACCTACTTTCCTTAATTCCATGGGTCTTTCCAACATCCCACATACCATATACAGATCCTTTGTACGTGTTGCAATTCTACTTAATAAGAATAACCAATATATTTTGAACCTAGCTAGTAAATTAGATGACATGTGATAGAATTATAaactcataaaatttaaattttgaactgGCTGCGACCAACctaagaaattatataaatattatagtGTGAATATTATAGTGTGAAAATTATGAGATTAAACTCAATATGTCAGTAAGTATATTTATTAGGTTGCTTATAATTAAGCTATTAGACAGAGGAGTGTGAAAGAATCAACAATTAAACAAACAACTGaaagtgtaacataaaaaaaaaacatatatgaaACTTgggtattttcaaaaaatttgatcagccaaagatgaaaaaaaattccAGGCACACCCcactcaaatttatttttgagaaatctaAACAAAAATCATTTCATGTAagcttgtaaaaaaaaaaatagttacgTTGTTTAactaacaaaagaaaagaaaagaaatagctGATACGTGTACATATTACGTATTACGTATATTGGATTTGCTTGGAAAAAGAAAACGTTTgtgatcatatatatatagattaaatTTGTTAATCGTTTCCTTGAATTACTAACATAAATTTGTCTTAAAACACGTTTAAGAACGAAAGTATGTGATTAATTCAATAATATTGGCAAGAACTTAGAACCCTAGCGCAAAATTGAAGATATTACATTGTTTTTACGATTATGGCATGTCTTTTTGAGCAATGAATCTGATGTTGTGTTTATATATAACCTTATTACACATCTAAGTTATGGaattaattaacaaatataagAATGTAACAAGGAATCACACCAAATCAATCGTCACATCAGACTTTTTATCGTTACATAACAATGAATTTAATGATACGATAGAgtaaaaattgaagtaaaatcaaaacaaatattatatttaaactaaccaaaaaaaaataaaaaaatagaataggtaacaaccatccaaaaaatGCAGTCAATTACAAACTAATTAAATTTCTACCCTATTTTTCGATATCCATACTCTTCTATCAACGATCATATCCTCTCTCTGAGCTGACGCTGCGAAACTGGGGAGGTTCAATGTGCAAATCGAAATCACGATAATATGGATTCTGAGCATCATCAAAGTTAAGTGCATAGCTTTGTGGATCATAACTATGGGAAAGGGAAGTCCTCCTTTTTGgctttttcttcatcaatttcttATATTTGGccacaattttcttttttattaacttCCACATTGTCATCTTCTCCATTGATGATTAtgttttttcttactttaatttGTGTTATTTTGACTTGTAGGGACTAGGGAGGAACACTAGGGCACTATAGGCTTCTTATATAGGATACAAGAAGccaatatttttcctttttcaacttTGCACACAACCCTTGTTTGATCTTTATTTCTTGACTTCCCCTTCCTTTTTTCCTTTGTTGGAACCTTGCGGAAACTCTTAGCCGTTGTTCTCTGAGTGTGCACTCGGTAAACTATTGCGAACTATAAACAAATGTAAATTGTACTTAACAAGCTCAGTGTAACAGTCTCGACTGAAAAGGTGTCAGCATGAcgaactttttttttcttaggaCTAACTTCTTGGTCACTCTTATcgtaatttaattatattgtaaAGAAGTCATTCCTACTagattcttctttcctttttaaaattttactattAAATTCTCCCGCAAGTCTAATTTGTAAGATACTTTCTGTTTTTAGGATATCCCCCCTATATTTGTTACCATTTAGTTATATTTggttacatttttattttctgtgcAAGCAATGTATATCTTTCTAGTAAAATCTTAGCCCAATAATTAATCAATGTGTAATAATAAGCAAAGAATTAACTTAACctaaattaaacaagtaaaatgacATAATCTCCTTCTGCCAAAGCCCTCTTAAAAAGTCCCGTTTAAAAATGGAAACAAGATCTATCCAATATTATCGAACTTAAAGTCAAAAAAACCTGTTTTAAAAgatacacaataataataataataataataataataataataataatatattattgtaaaactttaaaataatatatgttaaaagattttctcttttattttggattgtaacAATGTCATGAATTAAATCTATGACGCCTGACAAAAATAATCCCCAGCTCGCATTACGTTGTTGAGCAATGAAAATGTCACAGGAAATTTTACTCAcgacatcataatcataaaatattcgTGGGATGTAAGGCGTAAATAGCACTACAGTAAGTTGACTAATGAGCATCAAGTTCAAGTGATTATTTGTTTCCTGCCTCAAACAGGAGCATAAATTTACATGCATCTCATTTGTTTAAATTTAGAGTTTATGATTAATTAATAGatattttacttaattaattAAGTGATCATGACAGAAAATATCAGTTTGGTATATACGTTGAGTGCGTGTAAGGTTTTACCGATCGACGTGTCTTGAGCTAGAAAAAAAATCTACTTCAGGCTAGCAAACATGGTCTATGACTGCTATCTCAAGGGATGGTTTTagatataaatcaaaataaaacagagctcagtttttgaaaaaatattcttttaattattttttaacaaaatcgaTGAAAGGTCAATTTTTTTAGTGTCAAAAAATGAATTTGAAGAGTATCAATAAAAAAAAGACCAAAGTCTTAATACAAGTTTAGTGTTCAAGTGGTAGAAAACTAAAAATGTATCCTACCACCGTAAAGATGAGGATTTGATTTTTGGATGTCACTTTCTTATAATTGTGCAATTTTAAAAATCGATCTTTGGagattgatattttttatttttatttttagaaaatttttaccACCTTTGATGCTGGTTTTTGATACCTTAAGATCACTTTTTGGCATTTTTTAAGAACAATCACACTACAAGctattattattgaaataaacAAAGCATTTCTTGTTTCCCCTAGTAAGCATATTGTATATCAACAATAACTTACATTGAAATCTCAGAAACGTATTTTTGTGCTCATTGCTTTTCCTTCTAATATAGCCACCTGATGCCACAAATTcgacaaagaaaacaaaaacatgaATTTTTGTTTCAGGAAGAAAGTTTCCATGGCTAAAGAAGTAACAACAAAGCATCGTAGTACTTTAAAGGTACTAATGTTTCCGTGGTTGGCTTATGGACACATCTCTCCATTTCTCGACTTAGCTAAGAAACTCGCGGATAGGGGATTTACCATTCGTGTTTGCTCTACAGTTATAAGTCATGAAACTATTAATAGAGAAATACCTGAAAAATACAGTGGTTCAATTAAGATTGTTGAACTTCGTTTAGCAAAATTTCCTGAACTTCCTCCTCATTGTTGTACGACGAATGATGTCCCACCTGATATCGATAGCATTGTTCTAAAGACCCTGAAATTGTCCAAACCTAACTTCGCAAAAATCTTGAAAAATCTGAAACCTGATTTATTGATTTACGATTTATTGTTGGAATGGGCTGAAGGCTTAGCGAATGAGCAAAAAATTCCAGCAATCAATTTGATAACTATGGGTGCAGCTGTGTTTTCATACCTTTTTAATGCGGTAAGAAAACCAGAAGTTGAATTCCCTTTCCCGAATATTTGTCTGGGGAAATCTGAACTTGTGGAATTGGGTGAGATAATTACGAAAACTGCTAAAGAGAGAGAACCTGATGACGCCGATCCTTTTGCTAAAGGAAATATGCAAGTTATGTTAATAAGTACCTCTAGAACTATAGAGGCCAAATACATTGATTTTCTTTCTGAATTGAGCAATTGGAAAGTCATTCCTGTTGGTCTACCAATCAAAAATCTCACAAACTATGCCGCGAATGAAGTGGAGCTCATTGATTGGCTAGGAAAGAAAGACAAGAATTCAAGTATTTTTGTCTCGTTTGGCAGTGAGTATTTATTATCAAAagaagatatggaggaaataGCTTTCGGATTGGAGCTAAGTAATGTTAATTTTATTTGGGTTGCAAGATTTTCAAAGGGGGAAGAGCAGAATCTCAAAGATGCATTGCCAAAAGGTTTTCTTGGAAGAATCGGAGATAGAGGAAGAGTTCTGGACAATTTTGGACGACAACCAAGAATTTTGAATCATCCAAGTATCGGAGGATTTATAAGTCCTTGTGCTTGGAGTAATGTAATTGAATGTTTAGATTTTGGGGTTCCTATTATAACAATGCCTATATATCTTGATCAATCAATGAATGCGAAGTTGCTGGTAGAATTGGGAGTTACAGCCGAGATTGTTAGAGATAGTGATGGCAAAATTCACAAAGCAGAAATTGCAGAAACTCTTAAAGGTGTCATAACAGGggaaataggaaaaaaattgagGGCAAAAGTTGGAGATATCAACAAGAATTTGAAATCTACAAGGGTTGAAAAAATGGATACAGCTGCAGAAGAGCTAATTCAACTTTGTAAGAAATATAATGACGTACAAAGTTCAAAAATAAGGTTCAACTTTGTAAGAAAAATAATGACGTACAAAGTTTAAAAATAAGGGTCGATTTAGTAAATAATCTATTATAGCTTAGCTATAGATCCTGTGTATGTGTTGAAGTTCTACTTAATAAGTATAcataataaattttgaattcagtaATCAGATGATATTTTTGTAGAATTTCAAACTCGATAAAATTCTCAATTCTAGATCAActactactaaaaaaaattatatattaaggtGGAGGTGGAAACTATGTGATTAACTTTTTTTTGACGCCACCCACCCAGGTTCTATTCCCGGGATGGTGGGCGGGGGATTGGCTTAGTCCCCTACCATGTCTATTATTCATTGCAAAATACAAGAACTAGAGGGGGATGACAACCTTACCTCCATGAAACAAAACTGGTAATATAGCTAAACAAAGTGCCAACACTCCAATCTTTCTAAGTCAAAGGCCTGAAAACAGCTTGTGCCTAGTGTACTGGAAGAAGAAAAAACTGAAGCAAGCAAGAACACCCTGTACCACTAGTACAACAAGAACCTCAAAGAGGATTATAGCACCAAGAAGAATTTTTTTGCTCCTGTCCGAAAAGTAGGTAATTGCATCTCGTCCATACATAGCGCGGACCTTTTGCTTCTCTGGCAAGTTCATTTTTAAGAAGTAGAACTTGGCATCTTCAATCGTAGTGGCGTGTTTGGTAAGTGCATCTGCTACTTCATTTCCTTCCCTGAACAGTCatctggttgtgtgacatgtattgtctaggtgtacattaaagctcgacggttcaaagatatcaaatctatcaattgaccgagtgcatccgatgcatgttcacgacgaaaagttcaaagggaaacccacttatccagatgcaatcggtcttttcttgatgatcacatacttgtccataaattttttacgaaaaatagtcatttcccattcatgtgggggattgttaggTTCATAGCATTTGAAAGAAGTGTGAATTgaaaaatggagaataaaatggtggaggggaaggagacactaaaatggaaagtgtactcccaaattagaaagtttactatttctcccacattggtggaagaagataACTTGAAAgcgtttataatcaagaacacttactccacatggcaagtgagacaagaaataatagatacctcgcgccgtcgtcgtcgctcggtTCGGATTCGGCAATCGATCGATTTGgattttggacaaactttatttgaattccgaagaatGCCAAGAAAAAATGCAGTAAAATTTTTCTGCAGTTTCggacctccatttatatatacatgcagtaacagttgcactgtttcaagtgaactgatTGTTGTTGTTAATCCTTCAATAaagtgacacactgattcatgaaatgagatgactgttcaggaaaagatgcaatctttgatgaacagacatgaacttacagcaaaggtgtaacctttggagtAAACCATTGCCttttttcagaagaggcatgttgtggctatataaacctggtttcttccacaggtttagtatgaaatttttcagattaaaaactctcttcttgtatcaaaaatattctgtgagatcactcaaaacgttctgtgagttcgaagatattctaaccatttgaggtaccgctactgttggtTTGTTAGCCAtgttatcctgggagaaaaaattccacaacctcgggtacagcgagggagattatttccttaagaaaaattcgtgaattcggatgacttggctattttttatttcatcttaattttggcaaaataaaatacacctcttggagaggtcattttgatcttgtgttgagggtatttgatatacttcattgtgtttttgtttatacttgaactcaagttgaagttggtgttgtaatatacagattctgtatACCTGAAGTACAAACGAtagaaagttaaaactttaatctccataAACAAgcaaaggctggttgtgtgacatgcattgtctaggtgtacattaaagctcgacggttcaaagatatcaaatctaccgattcaccgagtgcatccgatgcatgttcactatggaaagtttaaagggaaacccacttatccagatgcaatcggtctttgcttgttgatcacatacttgtccgtaaaaattttacgaaaaatagccattccccattcatgtgggggattgttgggttcatagtatatgaaagaagtgtgaatggaaaaatgaagaataaaatggtggagggaaAGGAgatactaaaatgaaaagtgtactcccaaatttgAAAgattactctttctcccacattggtggaagaagagaacttgaaagtatTTATAATTAAGAACACTTaatccacatggcaagtgaggcaagaaataatagatgcctcaCGCCATCGTCGTCGTTGCTCGCTCAGCTCGGCTTCAGATTCTAATTcgaatttgaatttggatttggatttgacaaatgatcgatcgatgagatcgtTCTTTTTGGACAAACTGTATTTAAATTCTGAAGAATTccaaggaaaaatgcagtaaaattTTTTTGCAGTTTCggacctccatttatatatacatacggTAACAGTTGCACTACTTCGAGTGAACtgatgtattatttttgaaatagtgCTTTAGAAATAATACATTGTTCTGAACTGAGGCTACAGTAGGTTGCAATGGTTCGAAATGATGCTTCAAAAGGATATAATCCTTCAATAAAGTaccacactgattcatgaaataagatgagtgttcaggaaAAGATacaatctttgatgaacagacatgaacttaTAGAAAAGGTTGGAGTAAAcaattgcctcttttcagaagaggcatgttgtggctatataaacctggtttctttcacaggtttagtatgaaattttttgaattaaaaactctcttctttttttaaaaatattctgtgtggtcactcaaaacgttctgtgagttcgaagatattccaaccatTTGAGGAACCGCTATTGTTGGTctattagccattttatcctgggaggaaaaatttcacaacctcggcTACAATGAGGGGGATTATTTACTTAaggaaaattcataaatttagaTGACTTGGctattttttgtttcatcttaatttctacaaaataaaatacacctcttgaaaaggtcattttgatcttgtgttgagggtatttgatatacttcattgcattcttgtttatacttgaac
Proteins encoded:
- the LOC107849947 gene encoding beta-D-glucosyl crocetin beta-1,6-glucosyltransferase, which gives rise to MAKEVTTKHRSTLKVLMFPWLAYGHISPFLDLAKKLADRGFTIRVCSTVISHETINREIPEKYSGSIKIVELRLAKFPELPPHCCTTNDVPPDIDSIVLKTLKLSKPNFAKILKNLKPDLLIYDLLLEWAEGLANEQKIPAINLITMGAAVFSYLFNAVRKPEVEFPFPNICLGKSELVELGEIITKTAKEREPDDADPFAKGNMQVMLISTSRTIEAKYIDFLSELSNWKVIPVGLPIKNLTNYAANEVELIDWLGKKDKNSSIFVSFGSEYLLSKEDMEEIAFGLELSNVNFIWVARFSKGEEQNLKDALPKGFLGRIGDRGRVLDNFGRQPRILNHPSIGGFISPCAWSNVIECLDFGVPIITMPIYLDQSMNAKLLVELGVTAEIVRDSDGKIHKAEIAETLKGVITGEIGKKLRAKVGDINKNLKSTRVEKMDTAAEELIQLCKKYNDVQSSKIRFNFVRKIMTYKV